One window of the Haloarcula halobia genome contains the following:
- a CDS encoding DUF7500 family protein: MAQGSDEGNPEDGKILSPEELDIADDEHVTQLDESRYVVSSDVRTEDSPGTQATPSPDPEPDPEPEPDPTPEFTDANVHEWLAEQMDESNARYGFDVTAKFDGGVDQQKLVSNDIVTVFESLLLWYARQLDGSTPVEEVLGILLTQSNVPVRYPSSTIRDLVESTNLGPDDTIADLMAAVDDEDGLEL, translated from the coding sequence ATGGCACAGGGGTCAGACGAGGGCAACCCGGAGGACGGCAAGATTCTCTCCCCTGAAGAGCTCGACATCGCCGACGACGAGCACGTGACCCAGCTGGACGAGAGCCGGTACGTCGTCTCCTCCGACGTCCGGACAGAGGACTCGCCGGGCACGCAAGCGACGCCGTCGCCGGACCCCGAACCCGACCCGGAACCGGAGCCAGACCCCACGCCGGAATTCACTGACGCGAACGTCCACGAGTGGCTCGCCGAACAGATGGACGAGTCGAACGCGCGCTACGGCTTCGACGTGACGGCGAAGTTCGACGGCGGCGTCGACCAGCAGAAGCTCGTCTCGAACGACATCGTCACGGTCTTCGAGAGCCTGCTGCTCTGGTACGCCCGGCAACTCGACGGGTCGACGCCCGTCGAGGAGGTGCTGGGGATCCTCCTCACGCAGTCGAACGTCCCGGTCCGGTACCCCTCTTCGACCATCCGGGACCTCGTCGAGTCGACGAACCTCGGCCCGGACGACACCATCGCGGACCTCATGGCGGCCGTCGACGACGAGGACGGCCTCGAACTCTGA
- a CDS encoding DUF7521 family protein: MPVIELLYAITTLVFVVAGLTMVGMAMRAYVQTSRDAMLHLSLGFSLAVAGAAATMISAFINDFEGVKSLLLVNSGLTTFGYLFVMYSLITYE; the protein is encoded by the coding sequence ATGCCGGTAATCGAACTTCTCTACGCCATCACGACGCTGGTGTTCGTCGTCGCTGGCCTCACCATGGTCGGGATGGCGATGCGAGCGTACGTCCAGACATCACGGGATGCGATGCTCCACCTCTCGCTTGGCTTCTCGCTCGCCGTCGCGGGCGCAGCGGCCACCATGATCAGCGCGTTCATCAACGACTTCGAGGGCGTCAAGTCGCTGCTCCTCGTCAACAGCGGACTCACGACCTTCGGCTACCTGTTCGTGATGTACAGCCTCATCACGTACGAGTGA
- a CDS encoding chemotaxis protein CheD — protein MKVYDGTQSTDDDQGTEPERIKVGIAEYKTTIDDAVLTTSGLGSCIGVGIYDDVSGAAGLVHVMLPTAEDIDDGNRAKFADTGVEALVEALEDAGASRGSMRAKMAGGSDMLDFSESGSSIGSRNAKQVRATLEEFDVPLVGEDVGGDHGRSLKLDAGTGDLVVKSANTESTTL, from the coding sequence ATGAAGGTCTACGACGGGACACAGTCGACCGACGACGACCAGGGGACCGAACCCGAACGCATCAAGGTCGGCATCGCCGAGTACAAGACGACCATCGACGACGCCGTCCTGACGACCAGCGGCCTGGGGTCGTGTATCGGCGTCGGCATCTACGACGACGTGTCGGGTGCCGCGGGACTCGTCCACGTCATGCTGCCGACGGCGGAGGACATCGACGACGGCAACCGGGCGAAGTTCGCCGACACCGGTGTCGAGGCGCTGGTCGAGGCCCTCGAGGACGCCGGCGCCAGCAGGGGGTCGATGCGCGCGAAGATGGCGGGCGGGAGCGACATGCTCGACTTCTCGGAGAGTGGCTCCTCTATCGGCTCTCGCAACGCCAAACAGGTCAGGGCGACCCTCGAGGAGTTCGACGTCCCGCTCGTGGGCGAGGACGTGGGTGGCGACCACGGCCGCTCGCTCAAACTCGACGCGGGGACCGGCGACCTGGTGGTCAAAAGCGCCAACACCGAATCGACCACGCTGTGA
- a CDS encoding archaellin/type IV pilin N-terminal domain-containing protein yields MFTEHNDDDRGQVGIGTLIVFIAMVLVAAIAAGVLINTAGFLQSSAEETGQQSSDQVTNRVEVVNAVGTNIDNGANTVDRAEITVKKAPGAGNIDLGATIVQYVDSSGSYDLTQGGTTTSDASQSAFAVTSIQDEDGSNPVLNDASDRVKIVLDLGEIKSQSTNNAGNGLSEGETATVQINTQSGGTTEVRLVVPETLSGSSAVTL; encoded by the coding sequence ATGTTCACGGAACACAACGACGACGACCGCGGGCAGGTCGGGATCGGCACGCTCATCGTGTTCATCGCGATGGTGCTTGTCGCCGCAATCGCCGCGGGCGTCCTGATCAACACCGCCGGCTTCCTGCAGAGCAGTGCCGAGGAGACCGGGCAACAGAGCAGTGACCAAGTGACGAACCGCGTCGAGGTTGTCAATGCGGTTGGTACGAATATTGACAACGGTGCGAACACGGTCGACCGCGCCGAGATTACCGTAAAGAAGGCACCCGGTGCGGGGAATATCGACCTCGGGGCGACTATCGTTCAGTACGTTGACTCGTCTGGCTCCTACGATCTCACCCAGGGTGGTACCACTACGTCCGATGCCAGCCAAAGTGCATTCGCCGTCACGAGTATTCAGGATGAAGACGGGAGCAATCCTGTGCTGAACGACGCTTCCGACCGCGTCAAAATCGTTCTTGACCTTGGCGAAATCAAATCCCAAAGCACGAACAACGCCGGGAACGGCCTCAGCGAAGGCGAAACCGCGACGGTCCAGATCAACACCCAGTCCGGTGGTACGACTGAGGTCCGCCTGGTCGTCCCGGAGACCCTGTCTGGCAGTTCCGCCGTCACGCTGTAA
- the cheB gene encoding chemotaxis-specific protein-glutamate methyltransferase CheB translates to MVGSAPRAVVADDSHFMRSVISDILDEGGIDVVAQARNGVEAVDAVGEHDPDVVTMDVEMPEMDGIEATERIMADHPVPVLMLSAHTDENADVTFEALDKGAVDFFTKPGGEVSMEMSRLKDQLVDIVTSVAEADVAGQASAGRTGGATATASTGTGSKTTTSSGASRSKPRSGERAFVENPTLLVGSSTGGPKMVETVMASLPRDADLRVLIVQHMPEGFTGRFAERIDARSDYDVREARDGARLAGGEAMVAAGDYHMAVKNYRNGRLRVKLNQDPPVNSVRPAVDVTMETAAATIDDPLVGAILTGMGDDGADGIRAVKEAGGHTIAQDEATSAVYGMPKRAVETGCVDDVLPIEEIAGGILDTITTEVTR, encoded by the coding sequence ATGGTCGGTAGTGCCCCACGGGCAGTCGTCGCCGACGACTCACACTTCATGCGGAGTGTCATCTCCGACATCCTCGACGAGGGGGGGATCGACGTCGTGGCACAGGCCCGCAACGGGGTCGAAGCCGTCGACGCGGTCGGCGAGCACGACCCCGACGTCGTGACGATGGACGTCGAGATGCCCGAGATGGACGGCATCGAGGCCACAGAGCGGATCATGGCCGACCACCCGGTGCCGGTGTTGATGCTGTCGGCACACACCGACGAGAACGCCGACGTCACCTTCGAGGCGCTCGATAAGGGCGCCGTCGACTTCTTCACCAAGCCCGGCGGTGAGGTGTCGATGGAGATGTCCCGGCTGAAAGACCAGCTGGTCGACATCGTCACCTCCGTCGCCGAGGCGGACGTCGCCGGGCAGGCGTCCGCCGGCCGGACCGGCGGGGCGACCGCCACTGCCTCGACCGGCACGGGGTCGAAGACCACCACGAGCAGCGGGGCAAGCCGGAGCAAGCCCCGGTCCGGCGAACGGGCGTTCGTCGAGAACCCGACGCTGCTGGTCGGTTCCTCGACCGGCGGCCCGAAGATGGTCGAGACGGTGATGGCGTCGCTGCCGCGGGACGCCGACCTCCGGGTCCTCATCGTCCAGCACATGCCGGAGGGGTTCACCGGCCGCTTCGCCGAGCGCATCGACGCCCGCAGCGACTACGACGTCCGGGAGGCCCGCGACGGGGCCCGGCTCGCCGGCGGCGAAGCCATGGTCGCCGCCGGGGACTACCACATGGCGGTCAAGAACTACCGGAACGGCCGGCTCCGGGTGAAGCTGAACCAGGACCCGCCGGTCAACAGCGTCCGGCCGGCCGTCGACGTGACCATGGAGACGGCAGCGGCCACCATCGACGACCCGCTCGTCGGGGCCATCCTCACCGGGATGGGCGACGACGGGGCCGACGGCATCCGCGCGGTCAAGGAGGCCGGCGGCCACACGATTGCACAGGACGAGGCGACGTCGGCCGTCTACGGGATGCCGAAACGCGCCGTCGAGACAGGCTGTGTGGACGACGTGCTCCCGATAGAGGAGATCGCAGGCGGCATTCTCGATACGATTACGACTGAGGTGACCAGATAA
- the cheY gene encoding chemotaxis protein CheY: MPDVLIADDSEFMRNLLREILEEDHTIVGEVENGVEAVEVYKEETPDLVMMDIVMPIRDGIEATDEIKSTNPDANVIMCTSVGQEEKMKEAVKAGADGYITKPFQKPSVIEAIEDVVPS; the protein is encoded by the coding sequence ATGCCCGACGTACTGATAGCCGACGACTCCGAGTTTATGCGTAACCTGCTCCGAGAGATTCTCGAGGAGGACCACACTATCGTGGGGGAAGTGGAAAACGGCGTGGAAGCCGTCGAGGTGTACAAAGAGGAGACGCCGGACCTGGTGATGATGGACATCGTGATGCCCATCCGGGACGGCATCGAGGCGACCGACGAGATCAAGTCGACGAACCCCGACGCCAACGTCATCATGTGCACCAGCGTCGGCCAGGAGGAGAAGATGAAAGAGGCGGTGAAGGCAGGGGCAGACGGCTACATCACCAAACCGTTTCAGAAACCGAGTGTCATCGAGGCTATCGAAGACGTCGTCCCCTCATAG
- a CDS encoding ArsR/SmtB family transcription factor, which translates to MSSADILQTLGNKYSAEILDATDEPVSAQELSDELGIPIATCYRRIDELTEHDLLELHDNILSDDRRRIKVYRRNVDQVCVDFEEELSVNVEERSEVTNKLDEAWRTLSDG; encoded by the coding sequence ATGTCTTCAGCGGATATTCTCCAGACTCTGGGGAACAAATACAGCGCCGAGATACTCGACGCGACCGACGAGCCGGTGTCGGCTCAGGAGCTGAGCGACGAGCTCGGTATCCCGATCGCGACCTGTTACCGTCGCATCGACGAACTGACCGAGCACGACCTGCTCGAACTCCACGACAACATCCTCTCCGACGACCGCCGCCGGATCAAAGTCTACCGGCGGAACGTCGACCAGGTCTGTGTCGACTTCGAGGAGGAACTGTCGGTGAACGTCGAGGAACGCTCGGAAGTGACGAACAAGCTCGACGAGGCCTGGCGAACGCTCTCCGACGGCTAA
- the cheA gene encoding chemotaxis protein CheA encodes MDDQYLDAFIRESEEAITELNNSLLDLESDPSDREAMDSIFRTAHTLKGNFGAMGFDDAANLAHAVEDLLDAMRQGEMEVTADVMDLVFAGVDQIEVIVNEIEADGESQTDTDQMVEQLRAVLEEGASAAGSAGDDGGTETATDDGSADAVSVDADIDADDADGRVVHVTVDVGASDMPGVDAMLAMEATEEAFDVLAFEPDRADIEDGEFDETFVLYLDATDAATVDAELGSIGKIEAFEATDVTDALAGAGGDDAPGDTGDDESSAGGTGAGASGAAKEDEHSVDEIKSVRVDVDQLDDLHGLVEQLVTSRIKLRRAVEQDDVDSAGETLNELDKITANLQNTVMDMRLIPLKKVVGKFPRLVRDLARELEKDVDFEIEGEDIELDRTILTEISDPLMHILRNSVDHGIESPAEREAAGKDPTGHITLRASRERDHVIIEVEDDGAGLDVDGIKNKAIEKGVRSPEELEAMDDSSIYDLIFHPGFSTADEVTDTSGRGVGMDVVHDTVTQLDGSVDVDSAPGEGTTVALRLPVTMAIVKVLFVEVGDEEYGIPIKNVDEITGTGAVKQVNGKEVIKHNDDIYPVIHLADTFDVDGAHANGDGMLVRIRESERQVALHCDAVNSQEEVVVKPLEGILSGTAGLSGTAVLGDGNIVHILDVVTL; translated from the coding sequence ATGGACGACCAGTATCTCGACGCGTTCATCCGCGAGAGCGAAGAGGCGATAACGGAACTGAACAACTCGCTGCTCGATTTGGAGTCCGACCCGTCGGACCGGGAGGCGATGGACTCCATCTTCCGGACGGCACACACGCTGAAGGGGAACTTCGGCGCGATGGGCTTCGACGACGCCGCGAACCTGGCCCACGCCGTCGAGGACCTCCTCGACGCGATGCGCCAGGGAGAGATGGAGGTGACCGCGGACGTGATGGACCTGGTCTTTGCCGGCGTCGACCAGATCGAGGTCATCGTCAACGAGATCGAGGCCGATGGCGAGTCACAGACAGACACCGACCAGATGGTCGAGCAGCTGCGTGCGGTCCTCGAGGAGGGAGCCAGCGCGGCGGGGTCGGCCGGCGACGACGGCGGGACCGAGACGGCGACCGACGACGGGAGCGCCGACGCCGTGTCGGTCGACGCGGACATCGACGCCGACGACGCCGACGGACGGGTCGTCCACGTGACCGTCGACGTCGGCGCGTCGGACATGCCCGGCGTCGACGCGATGCTGGCGATGGAAGCCACCGAGGAAGCCTTCGACGTCCTCGCGTTCGAACCGGACCGGGCGGACATCGAGGACGGGGAGTTCGACGAGACGTTCGTCCTCTACCTCGACGCCACCGACGCTGCGACGGTCGACGCCGAACTCGGTTCCATCGGGAAGATCGAGGCCTTCGAGGCGACGGACGTGACCGACGCGCTCGCCGGCGCGGGCGGGGACGACGCGCCGGGCGACACGGGCGACGACGAGTCGAGCGCCGGGGGGACGGGTGCCGGCGCGTCAGGCGCCGCCAAGGAAGACGAGCACAGCGTCGACGAGATCAAGTCGGTCCGCGTCGACGTCGACCAGCTCGACGACCTCCACGGCCTGGTCGAGCAACTGGTCACCAGCCGCATCAAGCTCCGCCGGGCCGTCGAACAGGACGACGTCGACTCCGCCGGCGAGACGCTCAACGAGCTGGACAAGATCACGGCGAACCTCCAGAACACGGTGATGGACATGCGGCTCATCCCGCTGAAGAAGGTGGTCGGGAAGTTCCCGCGCCTGGTCCGCGACCTCGCCCGCGAACTGGAGAAAGACGTCGACTTCGAGATCGAGGGCGAGGACATCGAGCTCGACCGGACCATCCTCACCGAGATATCGGACCCGCTGATGCACATCCTGCGGAACTCGGTGGACCACGGTATCGAGAGCCCCGCCGAACGCGAGGCCGCTGGGAAGGACCCGACGGGCCACATCACGCTGCGTGCCTCCCGCGAGCGCGACCACGTCATCATCGAGGTCGAGGACGACGGGGCCGGCCTCGACGTCGATGGCATCAAGAACAAGGCCATCGAGAAGGGCGTCCGCTCGCCCGAGGAGCTGGAGGCGATGGACGACTCCTCGATATACGACCTCATCTTCCATCCGGGCTTCTCGACGGCCGACGAGGTGACCGACACCAGCGGCCGCGGGGTCGGGATGGACGTCGTCCACGACACCGTCACCCAGCTGGACGGGTCGGTCGACGTCGACTCGGCGCCCGGTGAGGGGACCACCGTGGCGCTTCGCCTCCCGGTGACGATGGCCATCGTCAAGGTGCTGTTCGTCGAGGTGGGCGACGAGGAGTACGGCATCCCCATCAAGAACGTCGACGAGATAACCGGGACCGGCGCCGTCAAGCAGGTCAACGGGAAGGAGGTCATCAAGCACAACGACGACATCTACCCGGTCATCCACCTGGCCGACACCTTCGACGTCGACGGGGCACACGCCAACGGCGACGGCATGCTCGTCCGCATCCGCGAGTCCGAGCGCCAGGTCGCCCTGCACTGTGACGCGGTCAACTCACAGGAGGAGGTGGTGGTCAAGCCCCTGGAGGGCATCCTCTCGGGGACCGCGGGCCTCTCGGGGACCGCCGTGCTGGGCGACGGGAACATCGTCCACATTCTCGACGTGGTGACGCTATGA
- a CDS encoding chemotaxis protein CheW, producing MSAQSGTTGQVLEFKLGTETYSVSIDYVTEIVDVGELTKVPNAPSYVEGVMDLRGRTTSIVDPKAVFGLDDDGEGRRIIVFDPDIVQEQSAVGWLVDEVFQVVQVDPEQVDRSPGDDAGSIRGVVKRDDDFVIWVDPAVVHARD from the coding sequence ATGTCAGCACAGTCAGGCACGACCGGCCAGGTCCTCGAGTTCAAACTCGGGACCGAGACCTACAGCGTGAGTATCGACTACGTGACCGAGATCGTCGACGTCGGGGAGCTGACGAAGGTCCCCAACGCGCCGTCGTACGTCGAGGGCGTGATGGACCTGCGCGGTCGGACGACGTCTATCGTCGACCCGAAGGCGGTCTTCGGCCTCGACGACGACGGCGAGGGCCGTCGAATCATCGTCTTCGATCCGGACATCGTCCAGGAGCAAAGCGCCGTCGGCTGGCTGGTCGACGAGGTGTTCCAGGTCGTCCAGGTCGACCCGGAACAGGTCGACCGGTCGCCGGGCGACGACGCCGGGTCCATCCGCGGGGTGGTCAAGCGTGACGACGACTTCGTCATCTGGGTGGATCCGGCCGTCGTCCACGCTCGTGACTGA
- a CDS encoding RAD55 family ATPase: MIQLTQTGIDGLDDILNGGIVTNSTTLVSGNPGAGKSILCLQYIYNGVDQFGESGIYLTFEENASDLREAAESLGFDKWPEYVADGKIKVYDKQELLRENDFSSSIDLLLDDLEDDQYDRLVLDSLAMFELFFDDEMEKRTYLLKFTDILRENGLTSLITNEQGSTFPDTDIGLANYLTDGNIYLIQTPTDSGVNRYVWVAKMRKQNIETDIFPMEIDWGGIQIHPSASAFSMMGEGDPPI; this comes from the coding sequence ATGATTCAACTCACACAGACGGGCATCGACGGACTCGACGACATCCTGAACGGCGGTATCGTGACCAACTCGACGACGCTTGTAAGCGGGAACCCCGGGGCCGGGAAGTCGATCCTCTGTCTCCAGTACATCTACAACGGGGTCGACCAGTTCGGCGAGAGCGGCATCTACCTCACGTTCGAGGAGAACGCGTCCGACCTCCGGGAGGCGGCCGAGTCGCTCGGCTTCGACAAGTGGCCGGAGTACGTCGCCGACGGGAAGATCAAGGTGTACGACAAGCAGGAACTCCTGCGCGAGAACGACTTCTCCTCGTCGATCGATCTCCTCCTGGACGACCTTGAGGACGACCAGTACGACCGGCTCGTCCTCGACTCGCTTGCCATGTTCGAGCTCTTTTTCGACGACGAGATGGAAAAACGCACGTACCTCCTGAAGTTCACCGATATCCTCCGGGAGAACGGGTTGACATCGCTGATCACCAACGAACAGGGATCGACGTTCCCCGACACCGACATCGGCCTCGCGAACTACCTGACCGACGGGAACATCTATCTCATCCAGACCCCGACCGACTCCGGCGTGAACCGGTACGTCTGGGTCGCGAAGATGCGCAAGCAGAACATCGAGACCGACATCTTCCCGATGGAGATCGACTGGGGTGGCATCCAGATCCACCCCAGCGCCAGCGCCTTCTCGATGATGGGCGAAGGCGACCCCCCAATATAG
- a CDS encoding chemotaxis protein CheC: MNVDIQSLGTFNQLAHEGAQQATQSMAQMTGIDATVDVTKITLVDREDVGEALVGQDFVGVQFDFEGVLEGDTVLVFDTDSADTMVEALIPGGSDDEAMARSGVEEVGNIMMSGFIDGWADYLEAAIEHSPPTYIEKSGRDVLPETRHPDDHEQVFVFKSEIEWVGESVNFYIYMLPEYEAFAEVMTEHADTEGDAIPIDKLHTFNEMTTSGTKKAADNVEMMTGIPTEAEVSQISFVPITDVPKQIGTDTYVGTVVEFTGVPSGYLLVLFDEVSAVNVAEAMMPIEMDGDELTAQHESAIEELGNIMTSGFVDGWANVLQTSVDHSPPRLVHDMGRAIMDPLAAQVGQHQEHAFIIDSKMKTDDIEFEAEIHALPNEQELRRALEDLDVERADETDADVEQIFE; this comes from the coding sequence ATGAACGTCGACATCCAGTCGCTGGGCACCTTCAACCAGCTGGCTCACGAAGGTGCACAGCAGGCGACGCAGTCGATGGCCCAGATGACGGGTATCGACGCCACCGTCGACGTGACCAAGATAACGCTCGTCGACCGCGAGGACGTCGGCGAGGCGCTGGTCGGCCAGGACTTCGTCGGTGTCCAGTTCGACTTCGAGGGAGTGCTCGAGGGCGACACGGTGCTGGTCTTCGACACCGACTCCGCGGACACGATGGTCGAGGCGCTGATTCCGGGCGGGAGCGACGACGAGGCGATGGCCCGCAGCGGGGTCGAGGAGGTCGGCAACATCATGATGAGCGGCTTCATCGACGGGTGGGCCGACTATCTGGAGGCCGCCATCGAACACTCGCCGCCGACCTACATCGAGAAAAGCGGCAGGGACGTGCTCCCCGAGACCCGGCACCCGGACGACCACGAGCAGGTGTTCGTGTTCAAGTCCGAGATCGAGTGGGTCGGCGAGTCGGTCAACTTCTATATCTACATGCTCCCGGAGTACGAGGCCTTCGCGGAGGTGATGACCGAACACGCCGACACCGAGGGCGACGCCATCCCCATCGACAAGCTGCACACGTTCAACGAGATGACGACGAGCGGCACGAAGAAGGCCGCCGACAACGTCGAGATGATGACGGGCATCCCCACCGAGGCCGAGGTGAGCCAGATCAGCTTCGTGCCCATCACCGACGTGCCAAAGCAGATCGGCACCGACACCTACGTGGGGACCGTCGTCGAGTTCACCGGCGTGCCCAGTGGCTACCTGCTGGTGCTGTTCGACGAGGTGTCGGCCGTCAACGTCGCCGAGGCGATGATGCCCATCGAGATGGACGGCGACGAACTGACCGCCCAGCACGAGTCGGCCATCGAGGAGCTCGGGAACATCATGACCAGCGGCTTCGTCGACGGGTGGGCGAACGTCCTGCAGACCTCGGTCGACCACTCCCCGCCGCGCCTGGTCCACGACATGGGCCGGGCCATCATGGACCCGCTGGCGGCACAGGTCGGCCAGCACCAGGAACACGCCTTCATCATCGACTCGAAGATGAAGACAGACGACATCGAGTTCGAGGCCGAGATCCACGCGCTGCCAAACGAGCAGGAGCTGCGGCGGGCGCTGGAGGACCTGGACGTCGAGCGGGCCGACGAGACTGACGCGGACGTCGAGCAAATATTCGAATAA